The genomic region TAATTGTGTACATTTTTTTAATCCTGAAGAACGAGCAATCTCTTGTAATTCAAAAAGTTTTTTACTTTTTAATTCAGTAATATCAAACATAAAGTGATTGGGTTAGATTTTATATAATATGATGCTTGGCAAATAATATACTTTTTTAGTATAATTATTTTAGAAACGATAAATACAATTATACAAAAAATTAATTTGAACTTGAATAACAAAAATAATAATAAACAATTTAATTTATATGTTATATAGAATACAAACATTATATCTATTTATTTCCATCTTAATTTATTCCGTTTTTCTATATTATTTTCGTACCATTTTCTTTTCTTTAAAAAAAACGATTTCTGTTTTTCTAATTATATGTTTAATTCTATCTATTTTAAGTTTTCTTTTTTTCAAAAAAAAGAAATTTCAAATATTTATGAATCAAATAAATATGCTTATAAACAGCATTCATTTGATTCTTTTTTTTTATCAATCGAATCAATACATTATTCTTAAAAGAGAAATGTCCATTTTTTTCGTATTATTATGTTTTTGTAGCATATGGATTTTGTATATGGCAAATAAGGCAATAAAAAAAGATATAGAATTAATTGATTCCATGAGTAGAATACGATGACTTCCATTCAATGAATTTTAAAATTTTTATTGGAAAAACTGAAAAAAAATGAAAGAATCTTCATTTATTCAAAAATTAGAAGAATTTAAAAAGGAATTTCATGAAATTTCAAAATCTATTATTCAACCTAATATTATATCTGATCAAAAGAAATATAAAATACTATTAAAAAAATATATAAAACTGGAAAAAATAGTTTTCCTTTATGAAAAATACAAAAAAAGACTTGCTTTGCTTCAAGAAGCAAATTTTATATTGAAAAACGATTCAGATGCAGATCTAAAAGAATTAGCCTCCATAGAAAAATACAAAATTTTAGAAAATTTGTCTTCTATTGAAAAAGAATATTATGATCTGATTTTATCAGAAGAAACAACAGAAGATCATAGAAATGCTATTGTAGAACTTCGTTCTGGAACAGGAGGAGATGAAGCATGTCTTTTTGTAGAAGATATATTAAGAATGTATACAATGTATTTTAAAAAATCAGGTTGGAAATATAAAGTTATACATTCTCAAAAAGGAGGAATAAAAGGATACAAAGAAATCATTTTAGATGTAAATGGAAAAGAGGGAGTTTATGGGAATTTAAAATTTGAATCTGGAGTACATAGAGTGCAAAGGATTCCAAAAACAGAATCTCAAGGTAGAGTGCATACATCTGCTATAACAGTAGCCGTACTTCCTAAAGTCAAAGATATAGAGGTAAATATTAATTTATCTGATATCAAAAAAGATACTTTTAGATCTAGTGGATCTGGAGGACAACACGTCAACAAAACAGAATCAGCTGTCCGATTAACCCATATACCCAGTAAAATCACAGTAGAATGCCAAGAAGAACGTTCTCAACACAAAAATTTTGAAAAAGCTATAAATGTTTTACGGTCAAAAATTTATCAAATCGAAAAGGAAAAAAGATTAAAGGAAATATCTATAAAAAGAAAATCTTTGGTCTCTACGGGAGATCGTTCTGTCAAAATACGAACCTATAACTATCCAAAAAGCAGGATCACGGATCATAGAATACACAAATCTATTTATGATCTTGTAGGATTCATGAATGGAAACATTCAAGAAATGATTAATCTTTTAAAACATTTTGAAAAAAAAAAATAATGTCATTTCATTTTCAATGATTTGACAATAGTAGATTTAAATCTATTTTATCTAAAAAATTCGTATTATAATTTCCTTTCAAAAAATCATCGTTTTGCATAAGTTTTCTATGAAAAGGAATAGTAGTTTGGATTCCTTCTATCACAAATTCTTCTAAAGAACGACGCATTTTTTCAATGGTTTCTTTCCTATTTTTTGCTGTAGTGATAATTTTAGCAATCATAGAATCATAATGATGTGTAACAAAATATCCTGCATAAATATGTGTGTCTACACGGACTCCTTTTCCTCCTGGTAAATGCATCTGAGTAATTTTTCCGGGAACTGGTCGAAAATTATGATATGGTTCTTCTGCATTAATTCTGCATTCTATTGAATACATTTTTGGATAAAAATTTTTTTTTCTGGAAAGTTTTTTTCCACAAGCTAAAAATATTTGTTCTTGAATTAAATCTAAACCTGTAATCTCTTCGGTTATAGTATGCTCTACTTGTATTCTTGGATTCATTTCCATGAAATAAAAATTTTTCTTTTGATCTACCAAAAACTCTATAGTTCCTACTCCTTCATAATGAATAAATTCAGCAGCTTTAACTGCTTCTTCACCCATTTTTTTTCTAAGAGATGGAGTTAAAAATGGAGAAGGAGCTTCTTCTACTAGTTTTTGATTTCTTCTTTGAATAGAACAATCTCTTTCGGATAAATGACATGCTTTTCCATATCTGTCTCCTATAATTTGTATTTCTATATGCCTTGGATCTAAAATTAATTTTTCTATATACATATCTTTTTTTCCAAAACATGACCAAGCTTCCTTTTTAGCTTCTTCCCAAGAATTTATTAAACTTTTTTTCTCAAAAACAGATCGTATCCCTTTCCCTCCACCTCCAGAAACAGCTTTAATGATAATAGGATATCCTATCTTGTCTGCAAGATATTCTATATCTTTATAAGAATATTCCGAAAAACAATCAGATCCAGGTAAACAAGAAATTCCAGCTTTTTTCATAGTTTTTTTAGCCGAAATTTTATTCCCCATTTGAATCATATGATTTGGTTTAGCTCCTATAAATTTAATTCCATGTTTATGACACATGGATGAAAAATATGCATTTTCAGACAAAAATCCATATCCAGGATGAATAGCGTCTGCATTTGTAATTTCTGCTGCAGAAATTAAATTTGGAACATTGAGGTAGGATTGATATGGAGGAGGAGGTCCTATACATACAGCTTCATCTGCAAAATAAACATGAAGACTATGTTTGTCTGCTGTAGAATAAACAGCCACAGTTTTTATTCCCATTTCTTTGGCTGTTCGTATTATTCTCAAAGCAATTTCACCACGATTAGCTATTAATATTTTCTTAAACATAAAAGATTAATAATTGGGATCTAAAAGAAATAAAGGTTGATCATAATCAACTGGAGAAGAATCTTCTACAAGAATTTTAACAAGTTTCCCATCGACTTCAGATTCAATATCATTGAATAATTTCATGGCTTCTATCACACAAACTTTTGTTCCTATTTTTATTTTATCTCCTATTTTCACAAAAGGTTCTTGATCTGGATGAGGTTTTCTATAAAATGTTCCTATCATAGGAGATTTTATTGTTAAATATTGATTTCGGTTTTCTTTTTCTATTTTGGAAAATCTATCAGAAAAATCAGAAATAGAGGAAGACATTTTAGAATAAGCAGAATTCCATAAATTTTTTTCATTTTTTCTTATAAATATCCTATTTTTTATATGAATTTTAGTGGTCCCTATTTTAACCCTTATTTCACTAATATTTGATTCTGAAACAAATTGAATAAGTGACTTAATTTTTTTGAAATCCATAAATTTATTATCAGGATCTTTATTCTTCTTTATTATATACAATTTTTCCTCTATAATAGAGTTTTTTTTCATACCAATAAGCGTGATGATATAAATGTTTTTGATTTGTTAAAGCACATTTCACTAATAAAGGCTCTTTGATTTTCAAATGACTTCTTCTTTTATCTCTTCTGGATTTAGATTGTCTTCTTTTAGGATGTGCCATAAAAAATATTAGTTTGTTTAATAAATCACTAATTTAGAAATAAAATTAAATGTGTTAATAATTTTTTTTTATATCTTTATTTTTGAACAGATGTTTTTGTTGTTTTTATTTCTCATGTTTTATGAACCAATTAACTAAACGAAATAAGGATTATTCAAAATGGTATAATGAAATAGTCGTAAAGTCTGGTTTAGCAGAATTTTCGGGTGTACGTGGTTTTATGATTATAAAACCATATGGATACTCTTTATGGGAAATCATGAAACAAAAACTAGATAAAATGCTCAAAAATACAGGACATAAAAATGTTTATTTTCCTTTACTAATTCCTAAATCCGATTTTTCAAAAGAAAAAGAACACACTGAGATATTTTCTGAAGGATGTGCTGTGGTTACACATTATAGGTTGAAAAAAAATAAAAATGAATTGGTTCTTGATCCTGAATCAAGATTACGAGAAGAATTAGTAATTAGACCCACCTCTGAAAGTATCATATGGAAAACTTATAAACGTTGGATTCAATCTTATAGAGATCTCCCTATTTTATTAAATCAATGGGGGAATGCATTGAGGTGGGAAATGCGAACCCGTTTATTTCTTAGAACTACCGAATTTTTGTGGCAAGAAGGACATACTGCTCATTCTACGGAAAAAGAGGCCATAGAAGAAGCTAAAAAAATATTAAACATTTATACAGATTTTTCTGAAAATATTATGGCTGTTCCTGTTTTACAAGGAATTAAACCATACATGGATAAATTTTATGGATCCGAAAAAACATATTGTATAGAAGCTATCATGCAAGATGGAAAAGCTTTACAAATTGGTACTTCACATTTTCTAGGACAAAATTTTTCGAAAGCTTTCGATGTTCAATTCACTAATTACAATGGAAAAAAAGAATATGTATGGTCGACTTCTTGGGGTGTATCTACTAGATTAATAGGTGGATTAATCATGTCACATTCTGATGATAAAGGTTTAATCATCCCTCCAAAAATAGCTCCTATACAAATTGTTATTATTCCTATATATAAAGACAAAGAAAAGTTTGGAATTATAAATGATATGGTCCAAAAAATTATAAATATTTTAGAAAAGGAAAGAATACGAGTAAAATATGACAATAGAATAACATTTACTCCTGGATGGAAATTTAATGAATATGAAATGAAAGGAGTCCCTATACGAATCAGTATAGGTCCAAACGAAATCAAAAATGAAAAAGTTGAAATTTTCAGAAGAGATACACATGAGAAAATATATAACATATCTTGGATAAACTTAAAAAATTTGATTCCTAAATTACTTGATGAAATACAAAAAAATATTTACCAAAAAGCCTTAGATAGAATGAAAAAACTAACCATAAAATCAGATCATTACAACGATTTTAAACAAAAAATCAATGATTATGGAGGATTCATTCTTGCTCACTGGGATGGAACAAAAAATACAGGAAAGAAAATTCAAGAAGAAACAGAAGCCACTATACGTTGTATTCCCTTATCTCATGAAAAGGAAAAAGGAAAATGTATTTATTCTGGTACCCCTTCTTTTCAAAGAGTTGTTTTTTCTAAATCTTATTGAAATTTTTTCAATTTTCCTTTAAAACTATTTATCGATGAGTAATTTTTTTTCCGTAAAAAAAGAGTAAATTCTTTTTTTAATCTATCAAATACTGTAACTCCTTCCTTCATCAATTGTGTTCCGATTTGAACAGCTGAAGCCCCACATAATATGTGTTCAAAAATATCTTTTCCAGAAGAAATTCCTCCACATCCTATAATAGAAATATCTTTTCGAAGATAAGTATAAAATTTACGAATATTAGCTAGTGCAAATGGTTTTATAATTGATCCACCAATCCCTCCAAATCCATTTTTGGGTTGTATTACTGCTGTTTCGTTACTCGTATCAACAAAGATTCCGTTGGGTAAGCTATTAATACAAGTAATAAAAATAATAGGAAATTGATTCAAAATTAAAGACATATTCTTGATGTATCCCTCCTTGAAATAAGGAGGAAGTTTAATTCCTAAAGGTTTTTCATTAAATTTAAATACATTTTCTAAAAAACCATAAATTTTGTGTAAATCGTCTCCTAATACTTCTTCTTGAAGATTTGGACAAGATAAATTCAACTCTATAGCCGTAATTTTTGAAGAATAATTAGCTTTTCTAATGAGAAAAAAATTTTCTTCTATAGATAATCCGGATATAGAAAGAAAAACAGGTTTTTTTGTTTTTTTTTCTTCTAAAAAATTTAAATAAAAATCTATTCCAAGATTAGGTAATCCCATGGAATTTATGCTTCCCATATTCCACTCAAAATATCTTGGCTTGATGTTTCCTTTTCTTGGTCTGCTTGTACAGCTTTTTGTGACTATAGCACCAGAAGAACTATCTAAAAGATCGGACAATTCTTGATCTGTAGTACAAAGAGCTCCTGAAGCATTCATAATACATGATGAAAGTTGAATCTCATTTATATGAGCAGAAATATCTATTTTTTTCATAATCATATCAGTCAATTATAATAATATCCAAGTATAAAATTTTTAACTTTACCAAAACAGTTTTTTTTATGGAAGAAAAAGAACAGTTCTTTTTAAAAATTTACAATTTAGGAATCATCAAATTTGGAAATTTCACTTTGAAAAGTGGAATGAATTCTCCCATATATATAGATTTTCGTCCAATAGCTTCTAGACCAGATTTATTAATCAAATTATCAGATTTACTTCTTCATGAAGTTTCATATACTAATTTTGAACTAATTTGTGGAGTTCCTTACGCCGCTTTGCCTATAGCTACAACTTTATCTTTGAGGTCTAATATTCCGTTAATTATTAAAAGAAAAGAAAATAAAGGTTATGGAACCAAGCGAATGATTGAAGGAATTTACAAAAAAGGACAAAATTGTCTTCTCATAGAAGATGTCATAACAAGTGGAGATAGTTTATTAAAAACTGTAATAGATCTTGAAAAAGAAGGATTGATTATAAAAGATATTATGTCCATTCTTGATAGAGAACAAGGAGGAACAGAAAATATAAAAAAAAGGGGATATAATATACGAACTTTATTTCGTATAGGAGAAGTTTTAAAAATGTTAGAAAAAAAACATTTTTTAAAAAAAAAAAAAATACACATGATTCAATTTTTTTTTAGCAAAAAAAATATAAAAAATTTTCAAAACAAACGTATTTCTTATGAAGAAAAAAAAGAAAAAACTTCTCATCCTATAGGAAAAAAACTTATTGAGATTACATTGAAAAAAAAAACCAATCTGATCGTTTCTGCGGATTTAGTACATTCTAAAAATATATTGAAATTAGTCAATTTAGTTGGAGATATCATTTGTGGATTAAAACTTCATGTAGATATTATTAATGATTTTTCATTTTCATTTATAAATTCTCTTAAAAATATTTCTATAGAAAAAAATTTTTTACTACTTGAAGATAGAAAATTGTGTGATGTAGGTCCTACTAATTATCTTCAATTACATTATGGAATATATAAGATTTCTTCTTGGGCGGATATTATCACTGCGCACGTATTTGCGGGTAGTGGGAGTCTACAGAACTTGAATATTCCTTCTAGTATGGGTTTAATTACGATATCTGAAATGTCTTCTTATGGAAGATTGTCCGATGATAATTATATAAGAAAAGCATTAAATATTTCTTTGAAAAACCCGAAAGTTATTGGAACTGTGGCACAAAGAAAAGTAGACGATAGATTATTACTATTTACTCCTGGAATTCATTTTTCTAATTCAAATAATTTAGTAAATAGCTATATTCATCCCACTCAAGCTTTTGAAAAAAATGGAAGTGACTTTATCATTGTAGGAAGAGCTATTTACCAGTCTAACAATCCAAAAATAGCAGCAGAAGAATATAGAAACGCAGGATGGAAAGCGTATGAAAATGGTCTTTGAATGAATTTGTGAGTTTTTTTCAAAAAAATTAATGATACTGATTATATTTTTATTTAATTTGTATGTGTGATTAAGATCTTGTTTTTTTTAGAAAAAAACATGATAACTTATTGTAAACGTGTTCGTTATTTATCGATAAATTCGTAAAAAAGTAAAAATTCTTTAGAATAAATTTTGAATATGGAATGGATAAATTCATTAATTAGTTGTTTTATGATCCTTTTTAGCATTATTGACATATTAGGAAATGCTCCCATTATTATGGGATTCAAATCAAAAGGAAATATAATAGATACTAAAAAAGTTATAATTACTTCTCTTGTTATATTTTTATCTTTCCTATTTTTAGGACAACCTATGCTCAAAATTATTGGAGTGGATGTTCACTCTTTCTCCGTAGCAGGATCTATAGTATTGTTTTTAATTGGTTTAGAAATGATATTAGGGGTGGACTTTCATAAGGTGACAGAAAATGCTCAAACTTCTATTGTTCCAATAGCTTTTCCTCTTATAGCTGGACCAGGATCTTTAACTACCTTAATTTCATTAAGAACAACTTATGACGTAAATGTTATTCTTTTATCTTTGATACTCAACATGATAGTTGTCTATTTTGTGATAGATAGATGCGATTTTATAGCTGAAAAAATAGGAAACAGTGGGTTAGACATACTCAAAAAAATATTTGGAATTGTTTTATTAGCTTTTGCCGTTAAAATTTTTGGAGCAAATGCAGGTCAATTATTTCAACCATAATCTTTTTTTATTTTATTGAAAATTTTTTTAATAGATCTATTTATATCTTGAAATCTAGGAATAGATAAATTTTTGTAAATGAGAATGATATAAAAACTTTTGTTTTTTATATGTTTTTCCAAAATAAATTTATTCAATGAAAAACAAGCTCTTAATAAACGTTTTATTCTATTTCGATGAACCGATTTTTTAAAATTTTTTTTTTACTAAAGTTCCAATTAAATTGATTAATGAATTTTTTTCATAATTTAATAGAAAAACAGAACAAACAGGATCTACCAACAAATATTTTCCATTTTTTATGACTTTATCAAAAATTTTTTTACCTTTTTTTTTCATGTGATAATTCACAATTAATAATTACTAATAAATTCTTCTAATTTGGATACCATTCCTATGGGACCACATACAAATGGAGTTCTTTGATGTAATTTTGTAGGTTCTATATCTAAAATTCGTTTTTTTCCATCAGAAGCCTTTCCACCAGCTTGTTCTGCTAGAAAAGCCATTGGATTGCATTCATAAAGCAATCTTAATTTTCCTTCTGGAGAAGAAGCGGTTTTAGGATAGATATATATTCCTCCTTGTATCATATTTCTGTGAAAATCTCCTACCAAAGATCCAATATATCTTGCCGTATAAGGACGATTTTCTTTTTTTTCTTGGCAATATTTTATAAATTTCCTAATTCCATTAGAAAATTTTGCATAATTCCCTTCATTAATAGAATAAATTTTTTCTTTTTTAGGAAAAAAAAGATTAGGATGAGATAAATAAAAAGTTCCGACTGAAGGATCTAAAGTAAATCCATGAACTCCATTTCCAGTACTATACACCAGTATAGTAGAGGATCCATAAATAATATATCCTGCAAGGATTTGTTGATTTCCTTTTTGCAAAAAATCTTCTATTGTTACATTCATTTGAATAGAAGATTTTCTCATATATACGGAAAATATAGTTCCTATAGATACATTGACGTCTATATTGGAAGATCCGTCAAGTGGATCTATTAAAACAATATATTGATTTTGTAAAGGATTTTCTTTTTTATTATTTATCACTATAAAATCTTTACTTTCTTCGGAAGCTATTCCACAAACTACATTTCTGCTTTTAAAAGATTCAATAAAAGCTTTGTTAGCAAAATCATCCAATTTTTGTTGATTTTCTCCTTGAATATTAGTAACTCCAGAACTTCCTATAATTTCTTCAGTTAACCCCGCTTTATTGACTTCTTTATGAATAGCCTTAGAAGCTAATTTAATAGAACTAAACAATCGCAACAAAGCCTCAGTTGAATACGAGAAACGATCTCTATTTTCTATAACAAACTCTCCTAATGTATACATACATTTATCAGAAAACGCAATACTTTCTACAAAGTAAAAAGATCAGATTATTTTTTCAAATAATATCTATATTTTATTTTTCTAGATAGAATTTTTAGAATATATCAATAAACTTTATAAAGTTATTAAAAATTTCTTATATTTTTATTAAATTTTATTGATGAAAATTCTGCAAGTATCACTTATATTATTATGGCGTGCATGGTTTTTTATTATCAACATATTTTTAATTCCATTATGGGCAGGTGCTTCTATTCCATTCCTTTTTAAAGATAAATATTATCCCATTGTATATTGGTTTCATCAAATGTGGGCTAGAAGCAATCTATTTCTCATGGGGTTTTGGTATGTATTAGAAAAAGATGAAGAAAAGTTAGACAAAAATAAACAATACTTGATTATCAGTAATCACACCTCTATCATGGATATTATGTTAATTTATTCCTTAATGAGAAATCATCCTCTAGTTTTTGTAGGAAAAGCGGAATTAGCTAAACTTCCATTTTTTGGTTTTGTTTACAAAAAAAGCAATATTCTTATAGATAGAAAAAATTTATCTAGTTGTATACAAGTATTTAAAAAAATACAGGATAAAGTAGATTCTGGAAAAAGTGTTTGCATTTTCCCAGAAGGGGGGGTACCTAATCAGTCTGTTTTTTTGGATCATTTCAAGAGTGGTGCTTTTTTTATAGCCATAATCAAGAAAATTTCCATTATTCCCTTTACTATAGCTGATATAAAAACAAAATTTCCTAGTTTTTCTATTATGAAAGGTGGACCAGGAAAAATAAGAATCAAACAACATCATTCTATATCAACAAAAAATTTATCCTTAAAAGATAAAAATGATTTGAAAAAAAAATGTTTCAATTTGATAAAATATCAATTAGAAAAATTTGATCGTGAAAAAGAAAATAATTAAAAATTTTAATATGAATTGTTCGTGAATAAAAAAATTCATATTTATACTGATGGTTCTTCAAAAGGAAATCCTGGACCAGGAGGATATGGAGTTTTTATAGAAACGATTGGAAATTCTTATAATAGAAAAATAATTTCAGAAGGATTTCGTTATACAACGAATAATAGAATGGAACTATTAGCAGTTATTGTCGGATTAGAAGAAATCAAAAAAAGAAAACAAAATATTGTAGTTTTTACTGATTCTAAATATGTAGTCAATCCGATTCAAAACAATTGGATTTATAAATGGAAAGAAAATAATTTTTTTAATAAAAAAAATGTAGATCTATGGAAAAGATTTTTAGATATTTTTCATAAACAATTTATCATTTTTCAATGGATTAAATCTCACAATAATCATTATATTAATGATTATTGTGATAGATTATCTGTAGAAGCTTCTAAAAGAAAAACTCTAAAAATAGATTATGTGTATGAAAAGCAGAATAAATTTTTATAAATAAACAGCATAATTTTTTTGTCTAATCATCTCATACATTATTATAGACACAGCATGACTGACATTTAATGAATCCACATTTCCAAACATAGGAATAGTTATAATTTCATTTGCTTTTTTTAACCAAATATTAGATATTCCTTTATTTTCTGAACCGAAAACAATGGCTAAATTTGAATCACTCAGTTTAGTTTTATATAAATTTTTAGCTTTTTTATGATTACAAAATCCTGTTACTACAATTTTTACTTTATTTTCTTGTAACCAAGAAATGATCGATTCTATTTTTTCTATAAAAATTTTCCTTGTAAAAACACTTCCTAAACTGCATCTGATAACATTAGAATTATAAATGTAAGTTTTCATATTACATAATATAATAATATTAACACCTGCAGCATCAGCTGTTCTTAATATGGCTCCTATGTTACCAGGTTTTTCGATTCCATCTAATATAAGGATTAAAAAATTATCAGTTATTTTTTCGTTTTTTAGTTTATGATCTATCGATGATTCTTCTCTAAATAAAGCAATAATTCCACCTGAATTCTTTCTATATGCTAATTTTTTAAAAATTTTCATACCGATCAAAAAAGTAATAGAATGGTATGATTCAATCATACTATATTCTGTGAATATTTTTTCGCATATAAATATTTTTTTTGGAAAAAAATTGCCTTTTATAGCCATTTCAAATTCTTTTATTCCTTCAACAACAAATTCATTGATATAATTTTTTTTTTATAAATTTTTATTAAATCTTTAATTTTTGTATTTTGTAAACTATGTATTTTTATCATTTTTTCATTTTTGTATAATGGTAAAATTTTATAATAATAAATACGATGACGTAGCGTATATGGAATTGGCTATTGAACGATCAAAATTATCTTTTTGTAAAAAAAAAAAGTAGGAGCTATTATAGTTAAAAATAATCAAATCATATCTTATGGATATAATA from Blattabacterium cuenoti harbors:
- the accC gene encoding acetyl-CoA carboxylase biotin carboxylase subunit, producing MFKKILIANRGEIALRIIRTAKEMGIKTVAVYSTADKHSLHVYFADEAVCIGPPPPYQSYLNVPNLISAAEITNADAIHPGYGFLSENAYFSSMCHKHGIKFIGAKPNHMIQMGNKISAKKTMKKAGISCLPGSDCFSEYSYKDIEYLADKIGYPIIIKAVSGGGGKGIRSVFEKKSLINSWEEAKKEAWSCFGKKDMYIEKLILDPRHIEIQIIGDRYGKACHLSERDCSIQRRNQKLVEEAPSPFLTPSLRKKMGEEAVKAAEFIHYEGVGTIEFLVDQKKNFYFMEMNPRIQVEHTITEEITGLDLIQEQIFLACGKKLSRKKNFYPKMYSIECRINAEEPYHNFRPVPGKITQMHLPGGKGVRVDTHIYAGYFVTHHYDSMIAKIITTAKNRKETIEKMRRSLEEFVIEGIQTTIPFHRKLMQNDDFLKGNYNTNFLDKIDLNLLLSNH
- the rpmF gene encoding 50S ribosomal protein L32 yields the protein MAHPKRRQSKSRRDKRRSHLKIKEPLLVKCALTNQKHLYHHAYWYEKKLYYRGKIVYNKEE
- the proS gene encoding proline--tRNA ligase; the protein is MNQLTKRNKDYSKWYNEIVVKSGLAEFSGVRGFMIIKPYGYSLWEIMKQKLDKMLKNTGHKNVYFPLLIPKSDFSKEKEHTEIFSEGCAVVTHYRLKKNKNELVLDPESRLREELVIRPTSESIIWKTYKRWIQSYRDLPILLNQWGNALRWEMRTRLFLRTTEFLWQEGHTAHSTEKEAIEEAKKILNIYTDFSENIMAVPVLQGIKPYMDKFYGSEKTYCIEAIMQDGKALQIGTSHFLGQNFSKAFDVQFTNYNGKKEYVWSTSWGVSTRLIGGLIMSHSDDKGLIIPPKIAPIQIVIIPIYKDKEKFGIINDMVQKIINILEKERIRVKYDNRITFTPGWKFNEYEMKGVPIRISIGPNEIKNEKVEIFRRDTHEKIYNISWINLKNLIPKLLDEIQKNIYQKALDRMKKLTIKSDHYNDFKQKINDYGGFILAHWDGTKNTGKKIQEETEATIRCIPLSHEKEKGKCIYSGTPSFQRVVFSKSY
- a CDS encoding dihydroorotate oxidase, which translates into the protein MIMKKIDISAHINEIQLSSCIMNASGALCTTDQELSDLLDSSSGAIVTKSCTSRPRKGNIKPRYFEWNMGSINSMGLPNLGIDFYLNFLEEKKTKKPVFLSISGLSIEENFFLIRKANYSSKITAIELNLSCPNLQEEVLGDDLHKIYGFLENVFKFNEKPLGIKLPPYFKEGYIKNMSLILNQFPIIFITCINSLPNGIFVDTSNETAVIQPKNGFGGIGGSIIKPFALANIRKFYTYLRKDISIIGCGGISSGKDIFEHILCGASAVQIGTQLMKEGVTVFDRLKKEFTLFLRKKNYSSINSFKGKLKKFQ
- the fbp gene encoding class 1 fructose-bisphosphatase encodes the protein MYTLGEFVIENRDRFSYSTEALLRLFSSIKLASKAIHKEVNKAGLTEEIIGSSGVTNIQGENQQKLDDFANKAFIESFKSRNVVCGIASEESKDFIVINNKKENPLQNQYIVLIDPLDGSSNIDVNVSIGTIFSVYMRKSSIQMNVTIEDFLQKGNQQILAGYIIYGSSTILVYSTGNGVHGFTLDPSVGTFYLSHPNLFFPKKEKIYSINEGNYAKFSNGIRKFIKYCQEKKENRPYTARYIGSLVGDFHRNMIQGGIYIYPKTASSPEGKLRLLYECNPMAFLAEQAGGKASDGKKRILDIEPTKLHQRTPFVCGPIGMVSKLEEFISNY
- a CDS encoding MarC family protein, yielding MEWINSLISCFMILFSIIDILGNAPIIMGFKSKGNIIDTKKVIITSLVIFLSFLFLGQPMLKIIGVDVHSFSVAGSIVLFLIGLEMILGVDFHKVTENAQTSIVPIAFPLIAGPGSLTTLISLRTTYDVNVILLSLILNMIVVYFVIDRCDFIAEKIGNSGLDILKKIFGIVLLAFAVKIFGANAGQLFQP
- the accB gene encoding acetyl-CoA carboxylase biotin carboxyl carrier protein produces the protein MDFKKIKSLIQFVSESNISEIRVKIGTTKIHIKNRIFIRKNEKNLWNSAYSKMSSSISDFSDRFSKIEKENRNQYLTIKSPMIGTFYRKPHPDQEPFVKIGDKIKIGTKVCVIEAMKLFNDIESEVDGKLVKILVEDSSPVDYDQPLFLLDPNY
- the prfA gene encoding peptide chain release factor 1, producing MKESSFIQKLEEFKKEFHEISKSIIQPNIISDQKKYKILLKKYIKLEKIVFLYEKYKKRLALLQEANFILKNDSDADLKELASIEKYKILENLSSIEKEYYDLILSEETTEDHRNAIVELRSGTGGDEACLFVEDILRMYTMYFKKSGWKYKVIHSQKGGIKGYKEIILDVNGKEGVYGNLKFESGVHRVQRIPKTESQGRVHTSAITVAVLPKVKDIEVNINLSDIKKDTFRSSGSGGQHVNKTESAVRLTHIPSKITVECQEERSQHKNFEKAINVLRSKIYQIEKEKRLKEISIKRKSLVSTGDRSVKIRTYNYPKSRITDHRIHKSIYDLVGFMNGNIQEMINLLKHFEKKK
- the pyrF gene encoding orotidine-5'-phosphate decarboxylase → MEEKEQFFLKIYNLGIIKFGNFTLKSGMNSPIYIDFRPIASRPDLLIKLSDLLLHEVSYTNFELICGVPYAALPIATTLSLRSNIPLIIKRKENKGYGTKRMIEGIYKKGQNCLLIEDVITSGDSLLKTVIDLEKEGLIIKDIMSILDREQGGTENIKKRGYNIRTLFRIGEVLKMLEKKHFLKKKKIHMIQFFFSKKNIKNFQNKRISYEEKKEKTSHPIGKKLIEITLKKKTNLIVSADLVHSKNILKLVNLVGDIICGLKLHVDIINDFSFSFINSLKNISIEKNFLLLEDRKLCDVGPTNYLQLHYGIYKISSWADIITAHVFAGSGSLQNLNIPSSMGLITISEMSSYGRLSDDNYIRKALNISLKNPKVIGTVAQRKVDDRLLLFTPGIHFSNSNNLVNSYIHPTQAFEKNGSDFIIVGRAIYQSNNPKIAAEEYRNAGWKAYENGL
- a CDS encoding DUF4293 family protein — its product is MLYRIQTLYLFISILIYSVFLYYFRTIFFSLKKTISVFLIICLILSILSFLFFKKKKFQIFMNQINMLINSIHLILFFYQSNQYIILKREMSIFFVLLCFCSIWILYMANKAIKKDIELIDSMSRIR